A genome region from Mycolicibacterium litorale includes the following:
- a CDS encoding MetQ/NlpA family ABC transporter substrate-binding protein — MTTTDVDKSDDHGFELKKRPTWIWIAASLVVVVALIVAGRFLFFGKTESPNEIAGATLIVATNEGNAAEQALIEYISREVAPRHGIKVGFRGLADSNTINRAVSDGEVAGTIYQHKLWLGQVLEANPDFQEEAATPVFRWGFGIWSDKYTDVNQLPDGANVSLYSDPANEAQGLWLLERAGLITLNPAVDKWTATQKDIVANPKNLKFTLLDFAAQSRSLPDLDAAVGYTEYYLAAKIPLQQQIFAPPAPDEFAGQLTIGSRWADTDNIKKLVETFKDPAVQQFLATDPSVKGILLPL; from the coding sequence ATGACCACCACCGATGTCGACAAGTCCGACGACCACGGCTTCGAACTCAAGAAACGCCCCACGTGGATCTGGATCGCCGCCAGTCTCGTGGTCGTGGTCGCGTTGATCGTCGCCGGCCGGTTCCTGTTCTTCGGCAAGACGGAGTCGCCGAACGAGATTGCCGGTGCGACACTGATCGTGGCGACGAACGAGGGCAACGCCGCCGAACAGGCCCTCATCGAATACATCTCCCGCGAGGTCGCGCCCCGGCACGGCATCAAGGTCGGGTTCCGCGGCCTGGCCGACAGCAACACCATCAACCGCGCGGTCAGCGACGGTGAAGTCGCCGGCACGATCTATCAGCACAAGCTGTGGCTGGGGCAGGTGCTCGAGGCCAACCCCGACTTCCAGGAGGAGGCCGCCACACCCGTGTTCCGCTGGGGCTTCGGCATCTGGTCGGACAAGTACACCGACGTCAACCAGCTGCCCGACGGCGCCAACGTCTCGCTGTACTCCGATCCCGCCAACGAGGCCCAGGGCCTCTGGCTGCTCGAACGCGCAGGCCTGATCACGCTCAACCCGGCCGTCGACAAGTGGACGGCGACGCAGAAGGACATCGTCGCGAATCCGAAGAATCTCAAGTTCACGCTGCTCGACTTCGCCGCGCAGTCCCGCTCGCTGCCCGACCTCGACGCGGCGGTGGGCTACACCGAGTACTACCTGGCGGCCAAGATCCCGCTGCAGCAACAGATCTTCGCCCCACCCGCTCCGGACGAGTTCGCCGGACAGCTGACCATCGGCAGCCGCTGGGCCGACACCGACAACATCAAGAAGCTCGTCGAGACGTTCAAGGATCCGGCCGTCCAGCAGTTCCTGGCCACCGATCCCAGCGTGAAGGGCATCCTGCTGCCGCTGTGA
- a CDS encoding PH domain-containing protein: MPVLNLPEPDAWQRARTRYRWLFAFGFLLIGFGLEYAVSAAVRGSYPTAVFFLLLAASPLPVAVGIARASYGFVPYRVRHDSSGTTVLPDRWMAVFGFVSLLTFIATAVLYNVLYFTGVLDMSTSSLPRRASPYAFAVVVILVVGRLIKGWRRRNGWGYVRLTPAGVENTDVIRTKFYAWDDIDDVLDTPEKKRTRKAIVLALNDGSEVIIEGADLYVPRGVGLYWMVRHYWRHPEDRAELTDGRAHERLIEERFGVD; the protein is encoded by the coding sequence GTGCCCGTACTGAACCTGCCCGAGCCCGATGCGTGGCAGCGTGCGCGCACGAGGTACCGCTGGCTGTTTGCGTTCGGCTTCCTCCTCATCGGCTTCGGATTGGAGTACGCCGTATCGGCGGCCGTCCGTGGCAGCTACCCGACGGCGGTGTTCTTCCTTCTGCTCGCCGCCAGCCCACTGCCCGTGGCCGTCGGAATAGCGCGCGCTTCCTACGGTTTCGTGCCATATCGCGTGCGGCACGACTCATCAGGAACCACTGTGCTGCCGGACCGCTGGATGGCCGTCTTCGGGTTCGTCTCGCTGCTGACCTTCATTGCGACAGCTGTGCTGTACAACGTCCTGTACTTCACCGGGGTGCTGGACATGTCCACGTCGAGTCTTCCGCGACGAGCCTCGCCGTACGCCTTCGCCGTCGTCGTCATACTGGTCGTCGGGCGGCTGATCAAGGGCTGGCGGCGCAGGAACGGCTGGGGGTACGTCCGATTGACCCCCGCGGGTGTCGAGAACACCGATGTGATCCGCACCAAGTTTTACGCGTGGGACGACATCGACGATGTCCTGGACACACCAGAGAAGAAGCGAACCCGAAAGGCGATCGTGCTGGCGCTGAACGACGGCAGTGAGGTGATTATCGAGGGCGCCGACCTCTACGTTCCCCGCGGAGTGGGTTTGTACTGGATGGTGCGGCACTACTGGCGTCATCCGGAGGATCGCGCCGAGCTCACGGACGGACGAGCGCACGAACGACTCATCGAGGAACGCTTCGGCGTCGACTGA
- a CDS encoding WXG100 family type VII secretion target → MLPSRTTLESWNPDALAASAGAVGAAADTVAAVVKGVDTACGRMPETRAWEGRSHDAASAMFGRANADATEFSEYAHAVATALRNGADAIGAARAALLARADQVDAGPLSVTDQWVVLIDPVRMSAEDFAEMVKLAAAEQSAINGLLTAVGDADEGMASAVSEAGGRFGFVAVSPSNEAFAIPLAPQKPQDQVPDPRNPVGMLQQEALREGDMSITVREVVESESAYGEEVTTVFMQDGSRQEITRKDPFDWPDRQEFITVEQFDKTGEEVSRSSSWHDLGSDCDYTSVTWPDGSNFTMSMDPTGYRNAGFTTAGGRHQAVPVELIDKMSLGAGAVLSGLEKHVDHGRGLPMLTARSVDDIGKAAKFGGPALGLATTVFDMVMAESGRDACIAAFGGIGGAGGGWAGAEAGAAAGAAVGAVTGPLAVGAVPLFAFGGSLLGGWKGADLGEAVGNVLCPY, encoded by the coding sequence ATGTTGCCGTCACGGACAACGCTGGAAAGCTGGAACCCCGACGCGCTGGCCGCGTCGGCGGGTGCAGTCGGCGCGGCGGCGGACACTGTGGCCGCCGTGGTCAAGGGCGTCGACACCGCGTGCGGTCGGATGCCCGAAACGCGGGCATGGGAGGGTCGCTCCCATGACGCCGCAAGCGCGATGTTCGGGCGGGCGAACGCCGACGCCACCGAGTTCTCGGAGTACGCGCACGCGGTCGCGACCGCGCTGCGCAACGGCGCCGACGCGATCGGTGCGGCGCGGGCGGCGCTGCTGGCCAGGGCCGACCAGGTGGATGCCGGGCCGCTGAGCGTGACCGATCAGTGGGTGGTGCTCATCGATCCGGTGCGAATGTCGGCGGAGGACTTCGCCGAGATGGTCAAGCTTGCGGCCGCGGAACAGAGTGCGATCAACGGCTTGCTGACCGCGGTGGGCGATGCGGACGAAGGGATGGCCAGCGCGGTGTCCGAGGCTGGCGGGCGTTTCGGGTTCGTCGCAGTTAGCCCGTCGAATGAAGCGTTCGCGATACCGCTTGCGCCGCAGAAGCCCCAGGATCAGGTGCCGGATCCACGGAATCCAGTCGGCATGCTCCAGCAGGAGGCCTTGCGTGAGGGCGACATGTCGATCACCGTCCGGGAGGTCGTCGAGTCGGAGAGTGCGTACGGCGAGGAGGTGACGACGGTGTTCATGCAGGACGGCAGTAGGCAGGAGATCACGCGGAAGGACCCGTTCGATTGGCCGGACCGGCAGGAGTTCATCACCGTCGAGCAGTTCGACAAGACGGGTGAGGAGGTCTCGCGGTCGAGTTCGTGGCACGACCTCGGAAGCGATTGCGACTACACCTCGGTCACGTGGCCCGACGGGTCGAACTTCACGATGTCGATGGACCCGACGGGATACCGCAATGCCGGGTTCACCACCGCCGGCGGTCGGCATCAGGCGGTGCCGGTGGAGCTGATCGACAAGATGTCCCTGGGCGCGGGAGCGGTGCTGTCCGGCCTGGAGAAGCATGTGGACCATGGCCGCGGGCTTCCCATGCTCACCGCGCGGTCCGTCGATGACATCGGCAAGGCGGCGAAGTTCGGTGGGCCTGCGCTGGGTCTGGCGACCACCGTGTTCGACATGGTGATGGCCGAGTCGGGCCGGGATGCGTGCATCGCGGCGTTCGGCGGTATCGGTGGAGCAGGGGGCGGTTGGGCGGGTGCTGAGGCGGGCGCAGCCGCGGGCGCGGCCGTAGGTGCGGTGACCGGCCCGCTTGCAGTTGGCGCCGTTCCGCTGTTCGCGTTCGGCGGATCCTTGCTCGGGGGTTGGAAAGGGGCCGACCTGGGTGAGGCGGTGGGGAACGTCTTGTGCCCGTACTGA
- a CDS encoding type VII secretion target, whose product MLVDPEVLRAFAHQVDIAAADIDEADVGGKTSSAGDALPGSTTQWAVWTVGEHFSRMATQLADNVTKMGQAVRGAGDTFEVADGALAGQFDGLF is encoded by the coding sequence ATGCTGGTAGACCCGGAAGTACTGCGTGCATTTGCCCATCAGGTGGATATCGCAGCGGCGGATATCGATGAAGCGGACGTGGGCGGCAAGACGTCGTCCGCAGGCGACGCACTGCCTGGCTCGACGACGCAGTGGGCGGTGTGGACGGTGGGGGAACACTTCAGTCGGATGGCAACACAGCTGGCGGACAACGTGACGAAGATGGGTCAGGCAGTACGCGGCGCGGGTGACACATTCGAGGTGGCAGACGGCGCGCTCGCAGGACAGTTCGACGGGCTGTTCTGA
- a CDS encoding patatin-like phospholipase family protein, producing the protein MNRADLVCEGGGVRGIGLVGAVHALAAAGYEFPRVAGSSAGAVVASLIAGLQAAGEPLSRLDELAREIDYSKFADPTLLTRIPVVGPALSLAAKNGLYRGEYLENLLTELLGGLGVRTFGDLRTGEDPQRNAWSLVVTASDLSRRRLVRIPWDLPNYGVDPDEFPVARAVRASSAVPFAFEPVEVSGATWVDGGLLSNFPVQLFDSSDDQPRWPTFGIRLSAPVGRVPTHEIRGPLSLAFGALETLISDQDAAYIDDRCTVARTIFVPTDSVGTLDFNISAEERDALYQRGLRAAEEFLRTWDYPAYLHSCRGGPAPTEV; encoded by the coding sequence ATGAACCGTGCGGATCTGGTGTGCGAAGGCGGCGGTGTCCGCGGTATCGGTCTGGTCGGAGCCGTGCATGCGCTCGCCGCCGCGGGATACGAGTTTCCCAGGGTCGCCGGTTCGAGCGCGGGCGCGGTGGTGGCCTCGTTGATCGCCGGATTGCAGGCCGCCGGGGAGCCGCTGTCGCGTCTGGACGAACTCGCCCGAGAGATCGACTACTCGAAGTTCGCCGACCCGACCCTGCTCACGCGGATACCGGTGGTGGGTCCGGCGCTCTCGCTCGCCGCGAAGAACGGGCTGTACCGAGGCGAGTACCTGGAGAACCTGCTGACGGAGCTGCTCGGCGGGCTGGGGGTCCGCACGTTCGGCGATCTGCGCACCGGCGAAGACCCGCAGCGCAATGCGTGGTCGCTGGTGGTCACCGCGAGTGATCTCTCCCGGCGCCGGTTGGTCCGCATCCCGTGGGATCTGCCCAACTACGGTGTGGACCCCGACGAGTTCCCGGTCGCGCGGGCGGTTCGCGCCTCGTCGGCGGTGCCGTTCGCGTTCGAACCGGTCGAGGTGAGCGGGGCGACGTGGGTCGACGGCGGGCTGCTGTCGAACTTCCCGGTCCAGTTGTTCGACAGCTCCGACGACCAACCGCGCTGGCCGACGTTCGGGATCCGGCTGTCCGCACCGGTCGGGAGGGTGCCGACGCATGAGATCCGGGGTCCGTTGTCGTTGGCGTTCGGGGCGCTGGAGACGCTGATCAGCGATCAGGACGCCGCCTACATCGACGACCGGTGCACGGTGGCGCGGACGATCTTCGTCCCCACCGACTCCGTCGGCACCCTTGATTTCAACATCAGCGCCGAGGAGCGCGACGCGCTCTACCAGCGGGGGTTGCGTGCCGCCGAGGAGTTCCTGCGGACGTGGGACTATCCGGCGTATCTGCACTCGTGTCGCGGCGGGCCTGCGCCGACGGAGGTGTGA
- a CDS encoding oxygenase MpaB family protein produces the protein MPTAFRYPPTGRRARLTRAARKIGIDLLPDETTAQKFIAGLTAGDPTAERFVAETYHGDLGARKARDLVERAQTDGIDTVEEAPDSMRDLFAEFEQRPAWLDPDLLEQGAAVWRRWAYALGALGNAGTNDTYTEGWLAVPLSLSGGYAGDRALHRYLETSKWWIEVCRPGALLTPNSLARNISLHVRIMHVSVRDRVKHHPEWNSERWGLPISQSAMLLTLLGGSVAPALGLFALGHLTSPHEMRAVLHFNRYCGHLVGVRCDGYFPETVADAWRILFLADSARSYDSAGSGSELVESFVPAFEPTSAHKGLQRLRAEYHYRIQAGYLGLYMLPWNRRRYRLPSALPGIALLLARAPFIAALEIARRLSPAIDRMWQTANLKRWERWLEWQSAGKAATFEAAAPLRR, from the coding sequence ATGCCGACCGCCTTCCGCTACCCGCCCACCGGCCGCCGCGCCCGGCTGACCAGAGCGGCCCGCAAGATCGGCATCGACCTCCTCCCCGACGAGACCACCGCCCAGAAATTCATCGCCGGCCTGACCGCAGGCGACCCCACCGCCGAACGATTCGTCGCCGAGACCTACCACGGCGACCTCGGGGCGCGGAAGGCCCGCGACCTCGTCGAGCGCGCCCAAACAGACGGCATCGACACCGTCGAAGAAGCGCCCGACTCGATGCGTGACCTCTTCGCCGAATTCGAACAACGCCCCGCCTGGCTCGACCCCGACCTCCTCGAGCAGGGCGCCGCCGTCTGGCGCCGCTGGGCCTACGCCCTCGGCGCCCTCGGCAACGCCGGCACCAACGACACCTACACCGAGGGCTGGCTCGCCGTCCCCCTCTCCCTGTCCGGCGGCTACGCCGGCGACCGGGCGCTACACCGCTACCTCGAAACCTCGAAGTGGTGGATCGAAGTCTGCCGCCCCGGCGCCCTGCTCACCCCAAACTCCCTCGCCCGCAACATCTCTCTGCATGTGCGCATCATGCACGTCAGCGTCCGTGACCGCGTCAAACACCACCCCGAGTGGAACAGCGAACGCTGGGGCCTGCCCATCAGCCAGTCCGCCATGCTGCTCACCCTCCTCGGCGGGAGCGTCGCTCCCGCCCTCGGCCTCTTCGCCCTCGGGCACCTCACCTCCCCGCACGAGATGCGCGCGGTCCTGCACTTCAATCGCTACTGCGGCCACCTCGTCGGTGTCCGCTGCGACGGCTACTTCCCCGAAACCGTCGCCGACGCCTGGCGCATCCTGTTCCTGGCCGACTCCGCCCGCAGCTACGACAGCGCCGGCAGCGGAAGCGAGCTCGTCGAATCCTTCGTCCCTGCTTTTGAACCCACGTCGGCCCACAAGGGTCTCCAACGGCTGAGAGCCGAGTACCACTACCGCATCCAAGCCGGCTACCTCGGCCTCTACATGCTGCCCTGGAACCGACGCCGCTACCGCCTGCCCTCGGCGCTCCCCGGCATCGCCCTGCTCCTCGCCCGAGCCCCGTTCATCGCCGCCCTCGAAATCGCCCGGCGCCTCAGCCCTGCAATCGACCGAATGTGGCAAACCGCGAACCTCAAGAGGTGGGAGCGCTGGCTCGAATGGCAGTCCGCCGGCAAGGCCGCGACGTTCGAAGCCGCTGCGCCACTTCGTCGCTGA